A window of the Mus musculus strain C57BL/6J chromosome 18, GRCm38.p6 C57BL/6J genome harbors these coding sequences:
- the Pcdh1 gene encoding protocadherin-1 isoform X4 produces MLGCVRRALTDREVLLILEPARMGPLRPSPGPGGQRLLLPPLLLALLLLLAPSASHTTQVVYKVPEEQPPNTLIGSLAADYGLPDVGHLYKLEVGAPYLRVDGKTGDIFTTETSIDREGLRECQNQIPGNPCILEFEVSITDLVQNGSPRLLEGQIEVQDINDNTPNFASPVITLAIPENTNIGSLFPIPLATDRDAGPNGVASYELQAGPEAQELFGLQVAEDQEEKQPQLIVMGNLDRERWDSYDLTIKVQDGGNPPRASSALLRVTVLDTNDNAPKFERPTYEAELSENSPIGHSVIQVKANDSDQGANAEIDYTFHQAPEVVRRLLRLDRNTGLITVQGPVDREDLSTLRFSVLAKDRGATPKSARAQVVVTVKDMNDNAPTIEIRGIGLVTHQDGMANISEDVAEETAVALVQVSDRDEGENAAVTCVVAGDVPFQLRQASETGSDSKKKYFLQTTTPLDYEKVKDYTIEIVAVDSGNPPLSSTNSLKVQVVDVNDNAPVFTQSITEVAFPENNKPGEVVAEVTASDADSGSNAELVYSLEPEPAAQGLFTISPENGEIRVKTSLDREQRDSYELKVVAADRGSPSLQGTATVLVNVLDCNDNDPKFMLSGYNFSVMENMPALSPVGMVTVIDGDKGENARVQLSVEQDNGDFVIQNGTGTILSSLSFDREQQSTYTFQLKAVDGGVPPRSAYVGVTINVLDENDNAPFITAPSNTSHRLLTPQTRLGETVSQVTAEDIDSGINAELTYSIAGGNPYGLFQIGSHSGAITLEKEIERRHHGLHRLVVKVSDRGKPPRYGTALVHLYVNETLANRTLLETLLVHSLDTPLDIDIAGDPEYERSKQRGNILFGVVAGVVAVALLIALAVLVRYCRQREAKSGYQAGKKETKDLYAPKPSGKAAKGSKSKGKKSKSPKPVKPVEDEDDTGLQKSLKFNLMSDAPGDSPRIHLPLNYPPGSPDLGRHYRSNSPLPSIQLQPQSPSASKKHQVVQDLPPANTFVGTGDTTSTGSEQYSDYSYRTNPPKYPSKQVGQPFRLSTPQPPPHPYHGAIWTEVWE; encoded by the exons ATGCTTGGGTGTGTGCGGAGAGCGCTCACTGACCGAGAAG TTCTCCTGATTCTGGAGCCTGCCAGGATGGGGCCTCTGAGGCCCAGCCCAGGGCCTGGGGGGCAGCGGTTGCTGCTGCCCCCCTTACTGCTGGCACTGCTGCTCCTATTGGCTCCATCTGCCAGCCATACCACCCAGGTAGTATACAAGGTGCCAGAGGAACAGCCGCCCAACACCCTTATTGGGAGCCTTGCTGCCGACTACGGTTTACCAGACGTGGGTCATCTGTATAAACTAGAGGTAGGTGCTCCGTATCTTCGAGTGGATGGCAAGACTGGAGACATTTTCACCACAGAGACCTCCATTGATCGAGAGGGGCTCCGTGAATGCCAGAACCAGATCCCTGGGAATCCCTGTATCCTGGAGTTTGAGGTGTCAATCACGGACCTCGTGCAGAACGGCAGCCCCCGGCTGCTAGAGGGCCAGATAGAGGTGCAAGACATCAATGACAACACGCCGAACTTTGCCTCGCCAGTCATTACCCTGGCCATCCCTGAGAACACCAACATCGGCTCGCTCTTCCCCATCCCACTGGCCACAGACCGTGACGCCGGCCCCAATGGCGTAGCATCCTATGAGCTGCAGGCTGGGCCTGAGGCCCAGGAGCTATTTGGACTACAGGTAGCCGAGGACCAGGAGGAGAAGCAGCCACAGCTCATTGTCATGGGCAACCTGGACCGTGAACGCTGGGACTCCTACGACCTCACCATCAAGGTACAGGATGGAGGCAATCCTCCACGTGCCAGCAGCGCCCTGCTTCGTGTCACTGTGCTTGATACAAACGACAACGCCCCCAAATTCGAGCGGCCTACCTACGAAGCCGAGCTGTCTGAGAACAGTCCCATTGGCCACTCGGTCATCCAG GTGAAAGCTAACGACTCAGACCAAGGTGCCAATGCGGAGATTGACTACACGTTCCACCAGGCACCTGAGGTTGTCAGGCGCCTTTTGCGACTAGACCGAAACACTGGACTTATCACCGTCCAGGGCCCCGTGGACCGAGAGGATTTAAGCACTCTGCGTTTCTCAGTGCTCGCCAAGGACCGAGGCGCCACCCCCAAGAGTGCCCGTGCCCAGGTAGTTGTGACTGTGAAAGACATGAACGACAATGCCCCGACCATCGAGATCCGAGGCATAGGGCTGGTGACTCATCAAGACGGAATGGCTAACATATCAGAGGACGTGGCTGAGGAGACCGCCGTGGCCTTGGTGCAGGTGTCTGATCGAGACGAGGGAGAGAACGCAGCCGTCACCTGTGTCGTAGCAGGCGATGTGCCCTTCCAGCTACGCCAGGCCAGCGAGACAGGCAGCGACAGCAAGAAAAAGTATTTCCTGCAGACCACCACCCCTCTCGACTATGAGAAAGTCAAAGACTATACCATCGAGATCGTGGCTGTGGATTCCGGCAACCCTCCACTCTCTAGCACCAACTCCCTCAAGGTGCAGGTGGTAGACGTCAATGACAACGCCCCCGTCTTCACCCAGAGCATCACTGAAGTTGCCTTCCCAGAAAACAACAAGCCTGGTGAAGTGGTGGCCGAGGTCACGGCCAGTGATGCTGACTCTGGCTCTAACGCAGAGCTAGTATACTCGCTGGAACCTGAGCCAGCTGCCCAAGGGCTCTTCACTATCTCACCCGAGAATGGAGAGATCCGGGTGAAGACATCACTGGATCGGGAACAGAGAGACAGCTATGAGCTGAAGGTGGTTGCGGCCGACAGGGGCAGTCCCAGCCTTCAGGGCACAGCCACAGTCCTCGTCAATGTGCTCGACTGTAATGACAATGACCCCAAATTTATGCTGAGTGGCTACAACTTCTCAGTGATGGAGAATATGCCAGCGCTGAGTCCAGTGGGTATGGTGACTGTCATTGACGGAGACAAAGGGGAGAATGCCCGGGTGCAGCTCTCGGTAGAGCAGGACAATGGTGACTTTGTTATCCAGAATGGCACAGGCACCATCTTATCCAGTTTGAGCTTCGATCGGGAGCAACAGAGTACCTACACCTTCCAACTGAAGGCCGTAGATGGCGGAGTCCCACCTCGTTCGGCTTATGTTGGTGTCACCATCAATGTGCTGGATGAGAATGACAATGCACCCTTTATCACCGCCCCCTCCAACACATCTCACCGACTGCTGACCCCGCAGACACGTCTTGGTGAGACAGTCAGCCAGGTGACAGCGGAGGACATTGACTCTGGTATCAATGCTGAGCTGACCTATAGCATCGCTGGCGGCAACCCTTATGGGCTCTTCCAGATTGGATCACATTCGGGAGCCATCACGCTGGAAAAAGAAATTGAACGGCGCCACCACGGGTTACACCGCCTCGTGGTGAAGGTCAGTGACCGTGGCAAGCCCCCTCGCTACGGCACAGCCTTAGTCCACCTTTACGTCAACGAGACCTTAGCCAACCGCACGCTGCTAGAGACCCTCCTCGTCCATAGCCTGGACACGCCCCTGGATATTGACATCGCTGGGGATCCGGAATACGAGCGTTCCAAGCAGCGTGGCAACATTCTCTTTGGGGTTGTAGCCGGTGTGGTGGCCGTCGCCTTACTCATAGCCCTGGCAGTACTAGTGCGCTACTGCCGGCAGCGGGAGGCCAAGAGCGGCTACCAGGCTGGTAAGAAGGAGACTAAGGACCTGTATGCCCCCAAGCCTAGCGGCAAAGCTGCTAAGGGAAGCAAGAGCAAAGGGAAGAAAAGCAAGTCACCGAAACCTGTGAAGCCAGTGGAGGATGAAGATGACACCGGGCTGCAGAAGTCCCTCAAGTTCAACCTAATGAGCGATGCCCCTGGAGACAGTCCCCGAATCCACCTGCCCCTCAACTACCCACCAGGCAGCCCCGACTTGGGCCGCCATTACCGCTCCAACTCCCCACTGCCTTCTATCCAGCTGCAACCCCAGTCACCCTCGGCCTCCAAGAAGCACCAGGTGGTGCAGGACCTGCCGCCTGCAAACACATTTGTGGGCACTGGGGACACCACGTCCACGGGCTCCGAGCAGTACTCCGACTACAGCTATCGCACCAACCCCCCCAAATACCCCAGCAAGCAGGTAGGCCAGCCCTTTCGGCTTAGCAcgccccagcccccaccccacccctaccacgGGGCCATCTGGACCGAGGTGTGGGAATGA
- the Pcdh1 gene encoding protocadherin-1 precursor: protein MGPLRPSPGPGGQRLLLPPLLLALLLLLAPSASHTTQVVYKVPEEQPPNTLIGSLAADYGLPDVGHLYKLEVGAPYLRVDGKTGDIFTTETSIDREGLRECQNQIPGNPCILEFEVSITDLVQNGSPRLLEGQIEVQDINDNTPNFASPVITLAIPENTNIGSLFPIPLATDRDAGPNGVASYELQAGPEAQELFGLQVAEDQEEKQPQLIVMGNLDRERWDSYDLTIKVQDGGNPPRASSALLRVTVLDTNDNAPKFERPTYEAELSENSPIGHSVIQVKANDSDQGANAEIDYTFHQAPEVVRRLLRLDRNTGLITVQGPVDREDLSTLRFSVLAKDRGATPKSARAQVVVTVKDMNDNAPTIEIRGIGLVTHQDGMANISEDVAEETAVALVQVSDRDEGENAAVTCVVAGDVPFQLRQASETGSDSKKKYFLQTTTPLDYEKVKDYTIEIVAVDSGNPPLSSTNSLKVQVVDVNDNAPVFTQSITEVAFPENNKPGEVVAEVTASDADSGSNAELVYSLEPEPAAQGLFTISPENGEIRVKTSLDREQRDSYELKVVAADRGSPSLQGTATVLVNVLDCNDNDPKFMLSGYNFSVMENMPALSPVGMVTVIDGDKGENARVQLSVEQDNGDFVIQNGTGTILSSLSFDREQQSTYTFQLKAVDGGVPPRSAYVGVTINVLDENDNAPFITAPSNTSHRLLTPQTRLGETVSQVTAEDIDSGINAELTYSIAGGNPYGLFQIGSHSGAITLEKEIERRHHGLHRLVVKVSDRGKPPRYGTALVHLYVNETLANRTLLETLLVHSLDTPLDIDIAGDPEYERSKQRGNILFGVVAGVVAVALLIALAVLVRYCRQREAKSGYQAGKKETKDLYAPKPSGKAAKGSKSKGKKSKSPKPVKPVEDEDDTGLQKSLKFNLMSDAPGDSPRIHLPLNYPPGSPDLGRHYRSNSPLPSIQLQPQSPSASKKHQVVQDLPPANTFVGTGDTTSTGSEQYSDYSYRTNPPKYPSKQVGQPFRLSTPQPPPHPYHGAIWTEVWE, encoded by the exons ATGGGGCCTCTGAGGCCCAGCCCAGGGCCTGGGGGGCAGCGGTTGCTGCTGCCCCCCTTACTGCTGGCACTGCTGCTCCTATTGGCTCCATCTGCCAGCCATACCACCCAGGTAGTATACAAGGTGCCAGAGGAACAGCCGCCCAACACCCTTATTGGGAGCCTTGCTGCCGACTACGGTTTACCAGACGTGGGTCATCTGTATAAACTAGAGGTAGGTGCTCCGTATCTTCGAGTGGATGGCAAGACTGGAGACATTTTCACCACAGAGACCTCCATTGATCGAGAGGGGCTCCGTGAATGCCAGAACCAGATCCCTGGGAATCCCTGTATCCTGGAGTTTGAGGTGTCAATCACGGACCTCGTGCAGAACGGCAGCCCCCGGCTGCTAGAGGGCCAGATAGAGGTGCAAGACATCAATGACAACACGCCGAACTTTGCCTCGCCAGTCATTACCCTGGCCATCCCTGAGAACACCAACATCGGCTCGCTCTTCCCCATCCCACTGGCCACAGACCGTGACGCCGGCCCCAATGGCGTAGCATCCTATGAGCTGCAGGCTGGGCCTGAGGCCCAGGAGCTATTTGGACTACAGGTAGCCGAGGACCAGGAGGAGAAGCAGCCACAGCTCATTGTCATGGGCAACCTGGACCGTGAACGCTGGGACTCCTACGACCTCACCATCAAGGTACAGGATGGAGGCAATCCTCCACGTGCCAGCAGCGCCCTGCTTCGTGTCACTGTGCTTGATACAAACGACAACGCCCCCAAATTCGAGCGGCCTACCTACGAAGCCGAGCTGTCTGAGAACAGTCCCATTGGCCACTCGGTCATCCAG GTGAAAGCTAACGACTCAGACCAAGGTGCCAATGCGGAGATTGACTACACGTTCCACCAGGCACCTGAGGTTGTCAGGCGCCTTTTGCGACTAGACCGAAACACTGGACTTATCACCGTCCAGGGCCCCGTGGACCGAGAGGATTTAAGCACTCTGCGTTTCTCAGTGCTCGCCAAGGACCGAGGCGCCACCCCCAAGAGTGCCCGTGCCCAGGTAGTTGTGACTGTGAAAGACATGAACGACAATGCCCCGACCATCGAGATCCGAGGCATAGGGCTGGTGACTCATCAAGACGGAATGGCTAACATATCAGAGGACGTGGCTGAGGAGACCGCCGTGGCCTTGGTGCAGGTGTCTGATCGAGACGAGGGAGAGAACGCAGCCGTCACCTGTGTCGTAGCAGGCGATGTGCCCTTCCAGCTACGCCAGGCCAGCGAGACAGGCAGCGACAGCAAGAAAAAGTATTTCCTGCAGACCACCACCCCTCTCGACTATGAGAAAGTCAAAGACTATACCATCGAGATCGTGGCTGTGGATTCCGGCAACCCTCCACTCTCTAGCACCAACTCCCTCAAGGTGCAGGTGGTAGACGTCAATGACAACGCCCCCGTCTTCACCCAGAGCATCACTGAAGTTGCCTTCCCAGAAAACAACAAGCCTGGTGAAGTGGTGGCCGAGGTCACGGCCAGTGATGCTGACTCTGGCTCTAACGCAGAGCTAGTATACTCGCTGGAACCTGAGCCAGCTGCCCAAGGGCTCTTCACTATCTCACCCGAGAATGGAGAGATCCGGGTGAAGACATCACTGGATCGGGAACAGAGAGACAGCTATGAGCTGAAGGTGGTTGCGGCCGACAGGGGCAGTCCCAGCCTTCAGGGCACAGCCACAGTCCTCGTCAATGTGCTCGACTGTAATGACAATGACCCCAAATTTATGCTGAGTGGCTACAACTTCTCAGTGATGGAGAATATGCCAGCGCTGAGTCCAGTGGGTATGGTGACTGTCATTGACGGAGACAAAGGGGAGAATGCCCGGGTGCAGCTCTCGGTAGAGCAGGACAATGGTGACTTTGTTATCCAGAATGGCACAGGCACCATCTTATCCAGTTTGAGCTTCGATCGGGAGCAACAGAGTACCTACACCTTCCAACTGAAGGCCGTAGATGGCGGAGTCCCACCTCGTTCGGCTTATGTTGGTGTCACCATCAATGTGCTGGATGAGAATGACAATGCACCCTTTATCACCGCCCCCTCCAACACATCTCACCGACTGCTGACCCCGCAGACACGTCTTGGTGAGACAGTCAGCCAGGTGACAGCGGAGGACATTGACTCTGGTATCAATGCTGAGCTGACCTATAGCATCGCTGGCGGCAACCCTTATGGGCTCTTCCAGATTGGATCACATTCGGGAGCCATCACGCTGGAAAAAGAAATTGAACGGCGCCACCACGGGTTACACCGCCTCGTGGTGAAGGTCAGTGACCGTGGCAAGCCCCCTCGCTACGGCACAGCCTTAGTCCACCTTTACGTCAACGAGACCTTAGCCAACCGCACGCTGCTAGAGACCCTCCTCGTCCATAGCCTGGACACGCCCCTGGATATTGACATCGCTGGGGATCCGGAATACGAGCGTTCCAAGCAGCGTGGCAACATTCTCTTTGGGGTTGTAGCCGGTGTGGTGGCCGTCGCCTTACTCATAGCCCTGGCAGTACTAGTGCGCTACTGCCGGCAGCGGGAGGCCAAGAGCGGCTACCAGGCTGGTAAGAAGGAGACTAAGGACCTGTATGCCCCCAAGCCTAGCGGCAAAGCTGCTAAGGGAAGCAAGAGCAAAGGGAAGAAAAGCAAGTCACCGAAACCTGTGAAGCCAGTGGAGGATGAAGATGACACCGGGCTGCAGAAGTCCCTCAAGTTCAACCTAATGAGCGATGCCCCTGGAGACAGTCCCCGAATCCACCTGCCCCTCAACTACCCACCAGGCAGCCCCGACTTGGGCCGCCATTACCGCTCCAACTCCCCACTGCCTTCTATCCAGCTGCAACCCCAGTCACCCTCGGCCTCCAAGAAGCACCAGGTGGTGCAGGACCTGCCGCCTGCAAACACATTTGTGGGCACTGGGGACACCACGTCCACGGGCTCCGAGCAGTACTCCGACTACAGCTATCGCACCAACCCCCCCAAATACCCCAGCAAGCAGGTAGGCCAGCCCTTTCGGCTTAGCAcgccccagcccccaccccacccctaccacgGGGCCATCTGGACCGAGGTGTGGGAATGA
- the Pcdh1 gene encoding protocadherin-1 isoform X3, giving the protein MLGCVRRALTDREVLLILEPARMGPLRPSPGPGGQRLLLPPLLLALLLLLAPSASHTTQVVYKVPEEQPPNTLIGSLAADYGLPDVGHLYKLEVGAPYLRVDGKTGDIFTTETSIDREGLRECQNQIPGNPCILEFEVSITDLVQNGSPRLLEGQIEVQDINDNTPNFASPVITLAIPENTNIGSLFPIPLATDRDAGPNGVASYELQAGPEAQELFGLQVAEDQEEKQPQLIVMGNLDRERWDSYDLTIKVQDGGNPPRASSALLRVTVLDTNDNAPKFERPTYEAELSENSPIGHSVIQVKANDSDQGANAEIDYTFHQAPEVVRRLLRLDRNTGLITVQGPVDREDLSTLRFSVLAKDRGATPKSARAQVVVTVKDMNDNAPTIEIRGIGLVTHQDGMANISEDVAEETAVALVQVSDRDEGENAAVTCVVAGDVPFQLRQASETGSDSKKKYFLQTTTPLDYEKVKDYTIEIVAVDSGNPPLSSTNSLKVQVVDVNDNAPVFTQSITEVAFPENNKPGEVVAEVTASDADSGSNAELVYSLEPEPAAQGLFTISPENGEIRVKTSLDREQRDSYELKVVAADRGSPSLQGTATVLVNVLDCNDNDPKFMLSGYNFSVMENMPALSPVGMVTVIDGDKGENARVQLSVEQDNGDFVIQNGTGTILSSLSFDREQQSTYTFQLKAVDGGVPPRSAYVGVTINVLDENDNAPFITAPSNTSHRLLTPQTRLGETVSQVTAEDIDSGINAELTYSIAGGNPYGLFQIGSHSGAITLEKEIERRHHGLHRLVVKVSDRGKPPRYGTALVHLYVNETLANRTLLETLLVHSLDTPLDIDIAGDPEYERSKQRGNILFGVVAGVVAVALLIALAVLVRYCRQREAKSGYQAGKKETKDLYAPKPSGKAAKGSKSKGKKSKSPKPVKPVEDEDDTGLQKSLKFNLMSDAPGDSPRIHLPLNYPPGSPDLGRHYRSNSPLPSIQLQPQSPSASKKHQVVQDLPPANTFVGTGDTTSTGSEQYSDYSYRTNPPKYPSKQLPHRRVTFSATSQAQELQDPSQHSYYDSGLEESETPSSKSSSGPRLGPLALPEDHYERTTPDGSIGEMEHPENEPAGRSRP; this is encoded by the exons ATGCTTGGGTGTGTGCGGAGAGCGCTCACTGACCGAGAAG TTCTCCTGATTCTGGAGCCTGCCAGGATGGGGCCTCTGAGGCCCAGCCCAGGGCCTGGGGGGCAGCGGTTGCTGCTGCCCCCCTTACTGCTGGCACTGCTGCTCCTATTGGCTCCATCTGCCAGCCATACCACCCAGGTAGTATACAAGGTGCCAGAGGAACAGCCGCCCAACACCCTTATTGGGAGCCTTGCTGCCGACTACGGTTTACCAGACGTGGGTCATCTGTATAAACTAGAGGTAGGTGCTCCGTATCTTCGAGTGGATGGCAAGACTGGAGACATTTTCACCACAGAGACCTCCATTGATCGAGAGGGGCTCCGTGAATGCCAGAACCAGATCCCTGGGAATCCCTGTATCCTGGAGTTTGAGGTGTCAATCACGGACCTCGTGCAGAACGGCAGCCCCCGGCTGCTAGAGGGCCAGATAGAGGTGCAAGACATCAATGACAACACGCCGAACTTTGCCTCGCCAGTCATTACCCTGGCCATCCCTGAGAACACCAACATCGGCTCGCTCTTCCCCATCCCACTGGCCACAGACCGTGACGCCGGCCCCAATGGCGTAGCATCCTATGAGCTGCAGGCTGGGCCTGAGGCCCAGGAGCTATTTGGACTACAGGTAGCCGAGGACCAGGAGGAGAAGCAGCCACAGCTCATTGTCATGGGCAACCTGGACCGTGAACGCTGGGACTCCTACGACCTCACCATCAAGGTACAGGATGGAGGCAATCCTCCACGTGCCAGCAGCGCCCTGCTTCGTGTCACTGTGCTTGATACAAACGACAACGCCCCCAAATTCGAGCGGCCTACCTACGAAGCCGAGCTGTCTGAGAACAGTCCCATTGGCCACTCGGTCATCCAG GTGAAAGCTAACGACTCAGACCAAGGTGCCAATGCGGAGATTGACTACACGTTCCACCAGGCACCTGAGGTTGTCAGGCGCCTTTTGCGACTAGACCGAAACACTGGACTTATCACCGTCCAGGGCCCCGTGGACCGAGAGGATTTAAGCACTCTGCGTTTCTCAGTGCTCGCCAAGGACCGAGGCGCCACCCCCAAGAGTGCCCGTGCCCAGGTAGTTGTGACTGTGAAAGACATGAACGACAATGCCCCGACCATCGAGATCCGAGGCATAGGGCTGGTGACTCATCAAGACGGAATGGCTAACATATCAGAGGACGTGGCTGAGGAGACCGCCGTGGCCTTGGTGCAGGTGTCTGATCGAGACGAGGGAGAGAACGCAGCCGTCACCTGTGTCGTAGCAGGCGATGTGCCCTTCCAGCTACGCCAGGCCAGCGAGACAGGCAGCGACAGCAAGAAAAAGTATTTCCTGCAGACCACCACCCCTCTCGACTATGAGAAAGTCAAAGACTATACCATCGAGATCGTGGCTGTGGATTCCGGCAACCCTCCACTCTCTAGCACCAACTCCCTCAAGGTGCAGGTGGTAGACGTCAATGACAACGCCCCCGTCTTCACCCAGAGCATCACTGAAGTTGCCTTCCCAGAAAACAACAAGCCTGGTGAAGTGGTGGCCGAGGTCACGGCCAGTGATGCTGACTCTGGCTCTAACGCAGAGCTAGTATACTCGCTGGAACCTGAGCCAGCTGCCCAAGGGCTCTTCACTATCTCACCCGAGAATGGAGAGATCCGGGTGAAGACATCACTGGATCGGGAACAGAGAGACAGCTATGAGCTGAAGGTGGTTGCGGCCGACAGGGGCAGTCCCAGCCTTCAGGGCACAGCCACAGTCCTCGTCAATGTGCTCGACTGTAATGACAATGACCCCAAATTTATGCTGAGTGGCTACAACTTCTCAGTGATGGAGAATATGCCAGCGCTGAGTCCAGTGGGTATGGTGACTGTCATTGACGGAGACAAAGGGGAGAATGCCCGGGTGCAGCTCTCGGTAGAGCAGGACAATGGTGACTTTGTTATCCAGAATGGCACAGGCACCATCTTATCCAGTTTGAGCTTCGATCGGGAGCAACAGAGTACCTACACCTTCCAACTGAAGGCCGTAGATGGCGGAGTCCCACCTCGTTCGGCTTATGTTGGTGTCACCATCAATGTGCTGGATGAGAATGACAATGCACCCTTTATCACCGCCCCCTCCAACACATCTCACCGACTGCTGACCCCGCAGACACGTCTTGGTGAGACAGTCAGCCAGGTGACAGCGGAGGACATTGACTCTGGTATCAATGCTGAGCTGACCTATAGCATCGCTGGCGGCAACCCTTATGGGCTCTTCCAGATTGGATCACATTCGGGAGCCATCACGCTGGAAAAAGAAATTGAACGGCGCCACCACGGGTTACACCGCCTCGTGGTGAAGGTCAGTGACCGTGGCAAGCCCCCTCGCTACGGCACAGCCTTAGTCCACCTTTACGTCAACGAGACCTTAGCCAACCGCACGCTGCTAGAGACCCTCCTCGTCCATAGCCTGGACACGCCCCTGGATATTGACATCGCTGGGGATCCGGAATACGAGCGTTCCAAGCAGCGTGGCAACATTCTCTTTGGGGTTGTAGCCGGTGTGGTGGCCGTCGCCTTACTCATAGCCCTGGCAGTACTAGTGCGCTACTGCCGGCAGCGGGAGGCCAAGAGCGGCTACCAGGCTGGTAAGAAGGAGACTAAGGACCTGTATGCCCCCAAGCCTAGCGGCAAAGCTGCTAAGGGAAGCAAGAGCAAAGGGAAGAAAAGCAAGTCACCGAAACCTGTGAAGCCAGTGGAGGATGAAGATGACACCGGGCTGCAGAAGTCCCTCAAGTTCAACCTAATGAGCGATGCCCCTGGAGACAGTCCCCGAATCCACCTGCCCCTCAACTACCCACCAGGCAGCCCCGACTTGGGCCGCCATTACCGCTCCAACTCCCCACTGCCTTCTATCCAGCTGCAACCCCAGTCACCCTCGGCCTCCAAGAAGCACCAGGTGGTGCAGGACCTGCCGCCTGCAAACACATTTGTGGGCACTGGGGACACCACGTCCACGGGCTCCGAGCAGTACTCCGACTACAGCTATCGCACCAACCCCCCCAAATACCCCAGCAAGCAG